The Thermovibrio guaymasensis genomic interval GGACTTACTTTTGGTAAAGGACTTGCCTACAGCCTATCTGTTCCCTTTAAGGCCGTTCACCACATAGAGGCCCACATTTTCTCCCCCTTCATAGGTAGTGAACCTGAGTACCCCTTTATTGCCCTCGTTGTAAGCGGAGGTCACACCCTTATAGTTTTAGTTGAAGGGTTTGGAAGTTACAGTCTCCTTGGGAAGACCCTTGATGATGCAGTTGGAGAGGCCTACGATAAGGTTGCAAAGCTCCTCGGCCTTGGCTATCCAGGAGGACCTGTAATAGATAGGCTATACAGGGAGTATGATGGGAAGTACTTGGAGCTTCCAAAACCTAAAGTAAAGGGCTTCAACTACAGCTTTAGCGGAATAAAGACTGCAGTTAGACGTTTGGTTGAAAAGGGTTATCCGGCTGAGCAAGTGGCCGCTTCCTTCCAGGAGACTGCAGTTTCTTACCTAATAGGTAAACTTAAAAAGGCCTTAAAGGAAACTGGAGTAAGGAGGGTTGCGGTTTCAGGGGGAGTTTCTGCAAACTCCTTGCTGAGGGAAAGGTTAAAGGAGCTTGATGTTGACCTCTACCTTCCTCCCTTAGAGTACACTTCTGACAACGGAGCTATGGTTGCCTACGTAGGTTATAGGAGGTTCTTAATTGAAGGAGAAGATACTCTGGAGGTTGGAGCATTAGCCCGTTGCCCGATAAGTTAAAGGGAACTTACGTCCTGGAGTTTTTAATCCTTCAGGAGTTAAATCTTAGAGTGAGGAGTGGAAAGGAGTTTTTCCTCTTTCCCGGCCTTTACGCCTACGTAGGTTCTGCCTTTGGTTCGGGAGGGATACCGTCCCGACTTTACCGCCACCTTAAGAGGGAGAAAAAGAGGCACTGGCACCTTGACTTTATAACGACTTCTCCTTACTTCTCTCCCCTCCTTGCAGTTGTTATTCCTAACTTAAGGGTAGAGTGTGAAGTTGCAGGCTTCATCTCTAAGTTCGGCTCTCCCGTACCCTCTTTCGGCTCTTCTGACTGCCCGTGTACTTCTCACCTGTTTTCTGTGAGAAGTCTTGAGGAAGTCAACTCTGGACTTTTAAAAAAGTTCAGCAGTGCTAAAATTTTCAAAACCAGCCAACTGGAGAGGGTATGGAGTTTAAAGAGCTCTTAAACAGACTCGTTGAAGGTCAAGACCTTTCCTATGATGAGAGTAAAGATCTCTTTAAATCGGTAATGGAAGGGGAGCTAACTGACGTTCAGATAGCCGGTATTCTGGTTTCTCTAAGGTGTAAAGGAGAGACTGTTGATGAGATTTCCGGAGCTGCCTCAGTTATGAGGGAGAAGGCTACCAGGGTTCCCATTTCAGAGGAAATCAGGAGCAGACTTGTTGATACCTGTGGGACCGGAGGGGATCAGAAGGGGACCTTTAACATTTCCACAACCGTTGCTCTGGTTGTTGCTGCCTGCGGAGTTCCTGTTGCAAAGCACGGCAACCGTTCTGTAACAAGCAGGTGTGGTAGCGCAGACATCTTGGAGAGTTTTGGCGTTAGGATAGACTTGACGCCTGAGCAGGTTGCAAAGTGTATAGAGGAGCTTAACTTCGGTTTTATGTTTGCTCCCAGGTTCCATCCGGCGATGGCTTCCGTCGTTCGTCCCCGCAGGGAGCTTGGAATAAGGACGATTTTTAACGTTTTAGGTCCTCTGACAAATCCTGCAGGTGCAAAGAGGCAACTTATGGGAGTTTACTCTGAGGAGTTGACTGAAAAGTTGGCGGAAGTCCTTTCTAAACTTGGTTCTCAGAGGGCCTTTGTAGTTCACGGTAAGGACGGAATAGATGAGATAACGATAACTGGAAGTACAAAAGTAACTGAGCTCAGTAATGGAGAGATAAAGAGTTACATCGTTAACCCTGAGGACTTTGGTCTGAGGAGAGCTCCCCTCTCAGAGATTCTCGCAGGTGAGACCCTTGAGGAAAATAGGGAGATAGTTAGGAGAGTTTTAACTGGTGAGGAGAGGGGAGCAAAGAGGGACGTTGTTGCCCTCAACTCAGCCTTTGCCCTCCTTGCTGCAGGTTCAGTTTCCTCCGTTGAGGAGGGGATAGGGAGGGCTATTTCTGTAATGGAAGAAGGTAAACCCTACGAGCTCCTCTGTAGGCTCGTAAAGCTTACAAACAGCTTCTAAGTTGCCCTTTTCCCCTTTTTGCCTATACTCTTTAGTGAACTCAAGCTGAAGGAGTAGTGGATGTTTGGATTTTTTAGAAGGAAGCCCTCTTTAAAGGAGGAGCTCAAGAAAAACCCCAACCAACCTGAAAAGTGGTTAAAGCTTGCCCAGGAAAGAGAAAAGGAGGCTCCAGAGGCCCTGTATAATGCCCTTATCTACAGCGGTGGGGAGCTCGTTGATTCAGTAGCAAAGACTTTAAAGAACCTTGTTATCTATAGGGAGTTTGAACCGTACCTTGAGAAGATAGAGAAGGAGCTTGGAAAGGAGTATTCCTCATTCTTTGAAGGAATGGCCCAAGAGTACAGGGGTAACCTTCAAGCTGCAAGGAACCTCTACGATGTGGCAAGGAACTCGGCCAATCCTTTACTCTCCTTCCTCTCTTCTTACCACATCGCCCTTCTTTACATGAAGGAGGGGCTTTATGAATTCGCCTACAAAGTCTTCAAAGAGCTTGAGGGTAAAGTTCCTCAGGAGTACGAGTTTGACTACACTGTTAAGAAGAGGGAAGTTGAGGAGAAGTTAGGATTAACCGGTTCAAGGATTTTAAAGACTTTTAAAGAGGGACTAAAAAAGACCAGAGACGCCCTTGGGCTTTCGGATTTTAGGGGAAGAAAGGTAGATGAGAGCCTCTTTGAAGAACTTGAGGAGAGGTTAATTCTGGCCGACGTCGGAGTTAACGCAACTATGGAGCTTGTGGATTACTTAAAGAGGGAGGCTAAAAAGAGGAAGTTAAAGAGCTCCGACCAGCTCCTTGAGCTTTTAAAGGAGAAGTTAAAGGAGATTCTAGTTAATTGTAGGGGTGAAATTAACCTATCTGAGAAACCTTCGGTTATATTAGTTCTTGGAGTTAACGGGGTTGGAAAGACTACAACCATCGGAAAGCTTGCAAAACAGTTAAAGGACAGGGGATACTCCGTAGTCCTTGCTGCTGCCGACACCTTCCGAGCAGCTGCGATTGAGCAGCTTGAAGTCTGGGCCGATAGGGCTGGAGTAAGAATAGTTAAGGCTTCGGAAGGAACGGACCCAGCAGCCGTTGTCTATGATGCGATTCAGAGTGTAAAAGCCAAAGAGGACGACGTTTTAATAGTTGACACTGCCGGAAGGCTTCACAATAAAGAGAGGTTAATGAAGGAAATCCACAAGATAAAGAAGGTTATAGGAAGGGAGTTTCCCGGTCAACCTGCTGAAATTCTTCTCGTTCTTGATGCCAATACGGGTCAGAACGCCATAAGTCAAGCCAAGGCCTTTAAGGAGATAACCGACGTTACAGGAATAGCCCTTACAAAGCTTGACGGAACGGCAAAGGGAGGAATAGTAATTGCAATCTGCAACGAGCTTAAGATTCCTATAAAGCTCGTTGGAATTGGGGAGAAGATAGAGGACCTCCGTCCCTTTGACCCTGAAGAGTTCGTAGAGGGGCTTTTTGAGGAGGAGCCTAGCACTCAATAGCTCTTCCCTCCCCTTTCTTGTTTCCTTTTTCTCTAACCTGGTAGTAGGGGCACTTAGGATTAGTGCAAACGAGGGCTTCTAATTTTCCGGTCTTTTTAAGTGAGACAGGTGAGCCGCACATCGGACAGAACCTGTCAAGGAAAGTGAGGAGCTCCGGATAGGGTGTAAATACAGTTTTCTGATAGTTCCTCATAATCCCCTCCTCCTTTTAAATTACTGATGTTAAACCTTTAAAGGGACAAAACCTGTCCTATATAAGGAGATTTGAAGTAATGAGTTTGTTAGCTTTTCTTAGGTTTCTTTCAGTATCTCTTTTGGATCAAAGGATGAGGCCCTTAAAGCAGGGTAAACTCCGGAGATCGTTCCTACAAGTCCAGCCAGAAGGAGCGATATAAGAGCTCCCCTTAAAGGAACAAACGTGCCCCAACCGGCAAAGGTTGAAACGGCTAAAACGATTAGGGATGAAAGAAGAGCTCCCCCAATACCTCCAATCAAGGAAAGAACTACTGATTCAATTAAGAACTGTAGGGCTATCTCCAGCCTGGTTGCTCCAAAGGTCCTCTTTACTCCAATTTCCACCAGCCTTTCGTAGACGGATAGGATCATTACTCCGAGAATCCCTAGAGCTCCTACTCCGAAGGAGATAGAAGAGACTATGAGGGATAGTTTTGAGAAGATCTCCATGGCCTGTTTTTGCGTATTAATTAAGTCTTCAAATTTATTTACGCTGAAGTCCTTTTTTCCGTGCCTTTTTATTAGGAACTCTTCTACTTCCCTCTTTACTTTTTCAATTTCTGCTCCTTCAGAGGGCAGTAAGTATATTCCATCTACGTAGTCAACGTTTGAAATCCTCTTAACTGCCGAGGATAGAGGGATGTAAACCCTTTCATCAAGGTTCTCTCCGCTTAGGTCGGTTCCCCTCTTTTCCATTACTCCAACAATTCTGTAAGGGGCGTTAAAGAGGTATATAACCTTCCCTACTGGACACTCTTCACCGTAGAGCTTCTTTGCCACCTCGTAGCCCAGAACCGCCCTTTGGGCAATTTCCTCGTTGTCTTCTTTACTTAAAAACCTTCCGCATATAGGTTTGTAGTCTGCGATTTTTGAGTAAGAAGGCCATACTCCATATACTTCGGCGGTAATTCTCTTTCCCATGTAGTGGACGTTAGGTGAAACTTTCTTGTAAGGGGAGACCTCCTCCACATCTGGGCACTTCTTTTTTATCTCCTCTGCGTCCTTAACCTTTAGAGTTGGGTAGAAGGAGAGCTGAACAGTTCTACCTCCGAGGTTTTTAACCTCCCCCGGTAAGATTACTAAAACTCGGGAACCTAACTTTCCTATTGCCCTTTCCACCTTTAACTTCATCGCTTGGGTTATTCCCATCATGAGGGATAGAGAGAAAACCCCTATTGCTATTCCAAGTATTGAGAGAATTAGCCTTTTCTTGTTCTCTTTAAAGTAGCTAACTAAGCTCTTTAACTTCATGCTTTTTTCCTCAAAGCTCTTACAGGCTCAAATCCGGCTGCTTTCCTTGCGGGGAAGTAAACTGCAAACAGGCTTACTGCAACTGCAAACAGCGGAGCTATTATAAAGGCTTTAATCGGGTAAACTACTGGAATGTTAAGTTTAGGTAGAATCCACTTAATCGCCAGGATTCCTATTAGAGAACCTGCAACTGAGGAGATTACGGCTACGATTAGAGACTCACTTAAGAAAAAGTACGTAACTTCCTTTTTCGTAGCTCCAAGGGCTTTCCTCAGTCCTACTTCCCACTCCCTCGTGTAAACGTTAACGTAGAAGATGGAGGAGAGGACGAAGCCTCCGACTACGAGGGCAGTTAAAGAGGCAATTCCTAGGAATAGGGCTAAAGTGGCAGAAAGCATAGAGAGGAACTTCTTTACGACAACCGGAGTTATTATCATAAACTCATCAGGTTTGTGGTTTCTAAGTAAAATTTTCCTGGTTTCCTCAACGATTCTGTCGTAGTCGTTAAGGTTTAATACTCTAAACCTTATGACGCTCACTTTATCGTAAGTTTTCTCTATCGTTTTATCAAAGACCCGATAGGGGGTAAAGAGCCTGTTGTCAAGGTTGTGTCCGTTAGGAGTTTTTCCCTTCTTCTCGTAGACTCCTACCACCTTTAGAGGAGTTTTCCCCACCAGGATAATTTTCCCGATTGGATTTTTCCCCGGCCAGAAGAAGTCGCTAACGTCGTGACCTACGACTGCTACTTTCCTTAGCTCCCTAAAGTCTTCCTCTGTAAATCCCCTTCCTAGTTCAATCCTATAGTTCCACGAGGTAAACCAGTTTTCCCCGACTCCAAAGACGGACGAAAACTTTGGATTTTCGCCGTTTGAGATCATTGTCGGTTTTACTATTCCGTAGGTTAGGGCAAATATTCCTTCAAGTTTTTGAATCTGGGCAACGTCCTTTAGGCTTAAGTTCTGAAAGGAGGAGCGAGGTCCTCTCTTTACCGAGCCTGAAATTATTAAAACGGAGTCGGGACCGAGTTTCTCTATTACCTTTTTGGCCTGGAGGGAGCTCCCCTCAATGGCGGCTACGATTAAAACCAAAGAGACAACGCCGAAGAGGATTCCTAGAACTCCGAAAACAGTCCTTACTTTACTGTAAAGGAGAGAAGAGATTAGTTCCTTCAGTATAAAGAGCTTCATTCTTCTACTTTTCCGTCCCTTATCTTTATGACTCTATCTGCGTACGAAGCAACCGTTGGGTCGTGGGTTACAAGAACTATTGTCTTTCCTTCCCTGTTAAGTTCCTTAAAAATTTCCATTACTTTTTTTCCCGATTTGCTATCAAGCTGTCCCGTCGGCTCATCTGCAAGGATTACTTCAGGGTAGTTCATTAGAGCCCTTGCGATTGCAACCCTCTGCTTCTGACCTCCTGAGAGTTCGCTAGGTTTAAAGTTTAACCTCTCTTCCATACCAAGCCTTTCAAGGAGCTCCTTTGCCCTCCCTTCGGGGCTTTTCCCCTTAAACCTCTCTTTCCTATCCTCTTTAGGTAAGTACTCTACCGGAACCAAGACGTTATCTAGGACTGATAGGTAAGGAATTAAATAGAAGGACTGGAATACAAATCCTATAAACTTTGCCCTCAGTTTTGAAATCTTATAGTCTGAGAGTGAGAAAACGTCAATCCCTTTCAGGAAATACTTACCTTCAGTAGGTCTATCAAGGGCTCCTAGTATATACATTAAAGTTGACTTTCCAGAACCTGAAGGTCCCATTATGGCTACAAATTCCCCTTCCTCTATCTTAAGGTTTATTCCCTTTAGGACTTCAACGTTTAAGTCTCCCTGCTTAAAAACTTTCCTAATGCCCTTAAGCTCAATTAAGGCCAACTTTTTCTCCCTTTGGAGTGGGCTTAAATTTCTTTCTCAACCACTACCTCTTCCTTTATTTTCCTGATTAAGTCTTCAAATGCGGGAAGGACGTCCTTCCTAAACCTTCCTCCAACAGCCACCAGCATAATGTCATCGCCAACCTTTAACTTCCCTTCATTTATCCATACTTCTATCGCTTCTATTCCTTCTCTGCTCTCAAGCTCTCTTACTACGTCTTTCAGCCTTTCCCTATCAACTGAGAGCTCCATTCCCTTCACCTTCTCTCCCTTTTTGGAGCTCCCCCTAACGATTCCGTTGTGAATTAGAATCATTCCCAGGTTTTCAGGTTTTGCCCTCTCTTTAATCCTCTCAATCAGCTCCTCTGCCGTTGGCTTTTTCATCTTCTCTCCCTAGAAAGAGGTTTCTGTACTCGTCAAAGTAGTTTAAGTTTGTAAAGCTTACTCCTTTAAAGTCAAAAAGTTTTACCTCTTTAACCTTTATTTCCCTGCTCTTTAGCCTCCTGTGGAGCTCCCTAACCCTGTGGACTCCTTCCCTTACCATCTCCTCAACTAACGGGAAGTTTTCCTTTTTTAAAACAGCAAACAGGTAGTTCCTCTCTATGAATGCAGGAGGTTCCTTCTCAGTTAAAAGCCTTAAGACCTCT includes:
- the tsaD gene encoding tRNA (adenosine(37)-N6)-threonylcarbamoyltransferase complex transferase subunit TsaD — translated: MLVLGIDTSCDDTSVSVYDAKENRVLSNIVSSQYSFHREFGGVVPEIAARKHAENIDLVFEEALEVAGVGVKDLNLISVTNRPGLLPALLVGLTFGKGLAYSLSVPFKAVHHIEAHIFSPFIGSEPEYPFIALVVSGGHTLIVLVEGFGSYSLLGKTLDDAVGEAYDKVAKLLGLGYPGGPVIDRLYREYDGKYLELPKPKVKGFNYSFSGIKTAVRRLVEKGYPAEQVAASFQETAVSYLIGKLKKALKETGVRRVAVSGGVSANSLLRERLKELDVDLYLPPLEYTSDNGAMVAYVGYRRFLIEGEDTLEVGALARCPIS
- a CDS encoding GIY-YIG nuclease family protein produces the protein MPDKLKGTYVLEFLILQELNLRVRSGKEFFLFPGLYAYVGSAFGSGGIPSRLYRHLKREKKRHWHLDFITTSPYFSPLLAVVIPNLRVECEVAGFISKFGSPVPSFGSSDCPCTSHLFSVRSLEEVNSGLLKKFSSAKIFKTSQLERVWSLKSS
- the trpD gene encoding anthranilate phosphoribosyltransferase, which produces MEFKELLNRLVEGQDLSYDESKDLFKSVMEGELTDVQIAGILVSLRCKGETVDEISGAASVMREKATRVPISEEIRSRLVDTCGTGGDQKGTFNISTTVALVVAACGVPVAKHGNRSVTSRCGSADILESFGVRIDLTPEQVAKCIEELNFGFMFAPRFHPAMASVVRPRRELGIRTIFNVLGPLTNPAGAKRQLMGVYSEELTEKLAEVLSKLGSQRAFVVHGKDGIDEITITGSTKVTELSNGEIKSYIVNPEDFGLRRAPLSEILAGETLEENREIVRRVLTGEERGAKRDVVALNSAFALLAAGSVSSVEEGIGRAISVMEEGKPYELLCRLVKLTNSF
- the ftsY gene encoding signal recognition particle-docking protein FtsY yields the protein MFGFFRRKPSLKEELKKNPNQPEKWLKLAQEREKEAPEALYNALIYSGGELVDSVAKTLKNLVIYREFEPYLEKIEKELGKEYSSFFEGMAQEYRGNLQAARNLYDVARNSANPLLSFLSSYHIALLYMKEGLYEFAYKVFKELEGKVPQEYEFDYTVKKREVEEKLGLTGSRILKTFKEGLKKTRDALGLSDFRGRKVDESLFEELEERLILADVGVNATMELVDYLKREAKKRKLKSSDQLLELLKEKLKEILVNCRGEINLSEKPSVILVLGVNGVGKTTTIGKLAKQLKDRGYSVVLAAADTFRAAAIEQLEVWADRAGVRIVKASEGTDPAAVVYDAIQSVKAKEDDVLIVDTAGRLHNKERLMKEIHKIKKVIGREFPGQPAEILLVLDANTGQNAISQAKAFKEITDVTGIALTKLDGTAKGGIVIAICNELKIPIKLVGIGEKIEDLRPFDPEEFVEGLFEEEPSTQ
- a CDS encoding ABC transporter permease, whose amino-acid sequence is MKLKSLVSYFKENKKRLILSILGIAIGVFSLSLMMGITQAMKLKVERAIGKLGSRVLVILPGEVKNLGGRTVQLSFYPTLKVKDAEEIKKKCPDVEEVSPYKKVSPNVHYMGKRITAEVYGVWPSYSKIADYKPICGRFLSKEDNEEIAQRAVLGYEVAKKLYGEECPVGKVIYLFNAPYRIVGVMEKRGTDLSGENLDERVYIPLSSAVKRISNVDYVDGIYLLPSEGAEIEKVKREVEEFLIKRHGKKDFSVNKFEDLINTQKQAMEIFSKLSLIVSSISFGVGALGILGVMILSVYERLVEIGVKRTFGATRLEIALQFLIESVVLSLIGGIGGALLSSLIVLAVSTFAGWGTFVPLRGALISLLLAGLVGTISGVYPALRASSFDPKEILKET
- a CDS encoding ABC transporter permease, with translation MKLFILKELISSLLYSKVRTVFGVLGILFGVVSLVLIVAAIEGSSLQAKKVIEKLGPDSVLIISGSVKRGPRSSFQNLSLKDVAQIQKLEGIFALTYGIVKPTMISNGENPKFSSVFGVGENWFTSWNYRIELGRGFTEEDFRELRKVAVVGHDVSDFFWPGKNPIGKIILVGKTPLKVVGVYEKKGKTPNGHNLDNRLFTPYRVFDKTIEKTYDKVSVIRFRVLNLNDYDRIVEETRKILLRNHKPDEFMIITPVVVKKFLSMLSATLALFLGIASLTALVVGGFVLSSIFYVNVYTREWEVGLRKALGATKKEVTYFFLSESLIVAVISSVAGSLIGILAIKWILPKLNIPVVYPIKAFIIAPLFAVAVSLFAVYFPARKAAGFEPVRALRKKA
- a CDS encoding ABC transporter ATP-binding protein; translated protein: MALIELKGIRKVFKQGDLNVEVLKGINLKIEEGEFVAIMGPSGSGKSTLMYILGALDRPTEGKYFLKGIDVFSLSDYKISKLRAKFIGFVFQSFYLIPYLSVLDNVLVPVEYLPKEDRKERFKGKSPEGRAKELLERLGMEERLNFKPSELSGGQKQRVAIARALMNYPEVILADEPTGQLDSKSGKKVMEIFKELNREGKTIVLVTHDPTVASYADRVIKIRDGKVEE
- a CDS encoding molybdenum cofactor biosynthesis protein MoaE, encoding MKKPTAEELIERIKERAKPENLGMILIHNGIVRGSSKKGEKVKGMELSVDRERLKDVVRELESREGIEAIEVWINEGKLKVGDDIMLVAVGGRFRKDVLPAFEDLIRKIKEEVVVEKEI
- the mobA gene encoding NTP transferase domain-containing protein — its product is MITAAVLAGGKSSRFGQNKLIAPLLGELLLEKTVKSALLVADEVLIVGKGVKPKEFKGAKWIVEPFTGYSPLYGILTALKEARGERVLILPGDCPLIRTEVLRLLTEKEPPAFIERNYLFAVLKKENFPLVEEMVREGVHRVRELHRRLKSREIKVKEVKLFDFKGVSFTNLNYFDEYRNLFLGREDEKANGRGAD